The genomic segment GAAAGTGAAGTTAGCATGTCAAAAAGTTGAGAAGGGTAATTATCCACGGGAAGAATGTTCTGATTCTCGAACAATTCTGGAAACACCCGTTTCATTACCAAGCGGTTTTCGAGCATGTAGGACACGCCAGACGGTACCCGTAAATTGTCTTCCAGCACATAGACAGTGCCATTTTTGTCGCGTACCAGATCTGAACCGCAGATATGCGCCCAGATATTGAGGGGCGGGTTGACACCGACGCATTCCGGTCGAAAATTCTTGGAGCCTTCAAGTACTTCACGCGGAAACACATTGTCTTTAACGATTCGCTGCTCGTGATAGAGGTCGTCGATAAACATATTGAGTGCTGTTACGCGCTGCTTAAGCCCGGCTTCAATACGATCCCATTCGGATTTTGCAATCACACGGGGAACAATGTCGAATGGCCAGGCACGATCAATCGATCCGCCTTCTTCGCGATAGACGGTAAACGATACACCCATTACGTGGATAGCGAGTTCTGCAGCTGATTTACGTTCTTCAATATCCTTGTCTTTCAAAGAACTCAGATATTTACACAACGTAGCGGCTGCAGGCCGGGCCCGCCCGCCACCTTTTACGAGTTCGTCGTAAAAGTCCTGATTTTGATAGCTTTTCCAACGTATGGTCATAATAATTTATGTTTTGTTGTTATGGGTACCCATCGAATTGAGCGGAATATAGCTTGAGTACGCTTAAACGCAACAAGATGCCAGTTGCTGAGTATTTACGTTTTATCATACTCAACAACGCTGTGTGCGTCTATGGCACACATGCAAACGAAATGAAGTAAATACGACCAGGTAACGACATATTGATCCCAATAAAATCAAGCTGTCGTTTAACGAACTGGAATTTGGTGATAGGGGGTAGAAGAGTTAGAATGGAATGGTTTTGTCTGGCTTGTTCAGGCTCTTTAAATTGCAAGATTGCAGGTTAGAATGACAAGCATACTTTCAGAAAATCACCAGATTGGTCCTGATCAATGGTATTCGACAGCGCCGGATTCCTATGACGAAATGCTTGGTAGCAACGGACAAATTCGCCCCCACTGGGAGTATCTGATCCGCGCACTTCGTACGCTGGGCACAACCGAATTTGAGCGGCGTGGTGCCGAAGCGGCCAAGTTGCTTCGGGAAAATGGTGTTACCTATAACGTTTACAGTGACCCGGCAGGAAAAAGCCGTCCGTGGCAGCTTGATCCAGTACCTTTGCTGGTCTCTAGCGAGGAATGGAGTGGCATTGAATCCGGTTTGATGGAACGTGCAGAGCTGTTGAACTTGATCCTTGCAGATATATATGGACCTCGTGAATTAATCCGAAAAGGGTTGTTGCCACTCGAACTAATATACAACCATGGTGGGTTCCTTCGCGCCTGTGACCAGATTGCATTGCGCGGCAAGCATCAGCTGGTGATTTATGCTGCTGATCTGGCACGCGGGCCAGATGAACGTATGTGGGTGCTGGGTGACCGAACCCAAGCGCCATCCGGTGCTGGTTATGCCCTCGAAAATCGGGTTGCCATGACGCGGGTGTTACCAAGCTTGTTTCGAGATTCCCATGTGCATCGCTTGGCGCTGTTTTTCCAGTCGCTGCGCGCTGGGCTGAGCGCCATAGCATCCCCTGCAGCGGGTACTCCTCGTGTCGTTGTTCTCACTCCCGGCCCATTTAACGAAACCTTCTTCGAACATGCCTATTTAGCTTCCTACCTTGGTTATCCATTGGTCCAAGGTGATGATCTGACTGTGCGCGATGGTTACTTGTGGCTGAAATCGCTGAATGGGCTTCAACGTGTTGACGTGATTTTGCGCCGGGTCGATGATGATTTTTGCGACCCTCTGGAATTACGTGAAGATTCTCGCCTCGGTGTGCCGGGCCTGCTGGAGGTGGTGCGTAGCGGCAATGTGGCCATAGCTAACCCGCTTGGCAGTGGGGTTCTTGAAAACCCCGGCCTGCTTGCATTTCTGCCAGGTATTGCTGAACACTTTCTGGGACGTCGGCTACGGTTGCCTTCTGCAGCCACTTGGTGGTGTGGTCAGCCGAAAGAGATGGATTTTGTGTTGGCAAATCTCCACAAGTTGGTGATTAAGCCTACCTATAGAAGTCCTGGTATGCGACCAGTATTTGGTAACCTTCTTAGCCAGCAGGAAGTTGCTGAATGGCGTGACCGTATTCGTGCACATCCGGCGTTTTACGTCGGGCAGGAGCAGGAGGGCTTTTCTACAATGCCATCTCTTGTTGCAGGTTCACTTGAGCCCCGTCATGCGGTATTACGCAGTTTTCTTGTAGCGCGTGCAGACGGCTATGTGGTGATGCCAGGCGGGTTGACTCGCAGTGCGCCTCACAAGGACGAAATGCTGGTTTTCAATCAGGCTGGCAGTATCAGTAAGGATACTTGGGTACTGGCATCAGAGCCGGAGTTGGCTATTGATCTGGTGGTGAAACCAACACCGGACCAAGTGGCAGCCAGTCAGAGCGGCGCGTTGCCAAGCCGTGCAGCAGATAATCTATTTTGGGTGGGACGTTATGCCGAGCGTGCCGAAGGCACGATCCGTCTGCTGCGATCTACAATCAAAAAGCTAAATGGCGATCCTGATCATAGTGTTAAAGAATACACGGAGAGCCTGCATTGCCTGCTGCGCAGCATTACGCAACTGACTGGAACCCAGCCTGGATTTCTGGGAGAAGATGCGCAGGCACTGTTGAATGACCCGGAAGCGGAATTGCTGTCTGTAGCTCTGGATGATACGCGTATAGGAAGCCTTGCTAATACGCTACGCTGTTTGGTGCAAACCGGCTATGCCGTGCGCGACTTGTGGTCTTCGGATACTTGGCGTGTCATGGATGATCTGGAAGAGTATTTGCTTAACATCAAACAGATGGTCAATCCAACACTGTGGCAGGTTCAGGATGTCCTGGATCAGTTGGTCACTTCACTGGCTGCATTTAGCGGTATGGTGATGGAAAATATGACCCGCGGTAGTGGTTGGTTGTTTTTAGATATGGGACGTCGTATGGAGCGGGGGGTAGTGCTGCTTTCTCTGCTTCGGACTACATTGGCCCAGGAACGTGCAATGGCTGTGGAAATCATGCTGATTGAGGCCTTGCTGGAAACTAACGATAATCTGATTTATTACCGCCAGCATTATCGTAACAATATGGAACTCCATGCGTTACTTGAATTGTTATTGCTGGACGAGAGCAATCCGCGTTCGCTGACATACCAGACCGGCCGCTTGGTGGAACATGTAGCCAAGCTGCCCCGCGAAAAATCCGGTGGACGGTTAAGTTTGGAGCAAAGGCTTGCGCTTGAAGCATCAACAGCATTGCGCCTGGTCGAGATGGACGAGTTGACAGCTGTTACCGATAGCGGTGCCCGTCAAAATCTGGATCAGTTGCTTTCCCGTCTCAATTATCTGCTGGGAGCACTGTCTGAGGCCGTGACTGCGGCCTATTTCCGCCACGAAAGCGCGCCTCAGTCGCTTACCCCGCTGAGGAAGAAGTAATATATGCATTACAGAGTCATTCATAAAACTGAGTACGAATATAGCGAAGCCGTAGGGGTGTCTTTCAGCGAGGCCCGTTTGTTGCCGCGTACCACTGCGAATCAGAACTGCAGAAATTCACAGTTGCAGGTTTTTCCAGTACCGACTGATTATCGAGAGCGCGTAGATTTTTTTGGTAACCGTGCCGTGTATTTTTCTATTCGTGAGCCCCATCAGCAGTTTGTTGTAACGGCGACAAGTGAAGTACACATAGATCCTCAGGAGGCGCAATTAAATTTCTCTCAAGGATTGGATTGGGAAAGCGTGCGCCTGATGCTACGTCAGAAACGAGACGAGCAGACTTTAGATGCACTGCAATACACGCTGGATTCCCCGTTTGTGTCAGCAAGTCCTGAACTGGCAGCATACGCTCAGATATCGTTCCCGCGAGGCCGGTCTTTGCTGGAAGCTGTGAACGACCTGATGGGACGCATTCACAAAGACTTTACCTACGATCCGGAATTCACCACCCTTGCTACACCGCTATCGACGGTGCTAGAGCACCGGCGGGGTGTTTGTCAGGACTTTGCCCATCTTGCTATCGGCTGCTTGCGTGCGCATGGTCTTGCTGCACGCTACGTCAGCGGTTATATCGAGACATTTCCTCCTCCTGGCAAGGAAAAACTGGTTGGTTCCGATGCTTCTCATGCCTGGTTTTCGGTATTCGTTCCAGAACTGGGTTGGAT from the Sulfurirhabdus autotrophica genome contains:
- a CDS encoding circularly permuted type 2 ATP-grasp protein, producing MTSILSENHQIGPDQWYSTAPDSYDEMLGSNGQIRPHWEYLIRALRTLGTTEFERRGAEAAKLLRENGVTYNVYSDPAGKSRPWQLDPVPLLVSSEEWSGIESGLMERAELLNLILADIYGPRELIRKGLLPLELIYNHGGFLRACDQIALRGKHQLVIYAADLARGPDERMWVLGDRTQAPSGAGYALENRVAMTRVLPSLFRDSHVHRLALFFQSLRAGLSAIASPAAGTPRVVVLTPGPFNETFFEHAYLASYLGYPLVQGDDLTVRDGYLWLKSLNGLQRVDVILRRVDDDFCDPLELREDSRLGVPGLLEVVRSGNVAIANPLGSGVLENPGLLAFLPGIAEHFLGRRLRLPSAATWWCGQPKEMDFVLANLHKLVIKPTYRSPGMRPVFGNLLSQQEVAEWRDRIRAHPAFYVGQEQEGFSTMPSLVAGSLEPRHAVLRSFLVARADGYVVMPGGLTRSAPHKDEMLVFNQAGSISKDTWVLASEPELAIDLVVKPTPDQVAASQSGALPSRAADNLFWVGRYAERAEGTIRLLRSTIKKLNGDPDHSVKEYTESLHCLLRSITQLTGTQPGFLGEDAQALLNDPEAELLSVALDDTRIGSLANTLRCLVQTGYAVRDLWSSDTWRVMDDLEEYLLNIKQMVNPTLWQVQDVLDQLVTSLAAFSGMVMENMTRGSGWLFLDMGRRMERGVVLLSLLRTTLAQERAMAVEIMLIEALLETNDNLIYYRQHYRNNMELHALLELLLLDESNPRSLTYQTGRLVEHVAKLPREKSGGRLSLEQRLALEASTALRLVEMDELTAVTDSGARQNLDQLLSRLNYLLGALSEAVTAAYFRHESAPQSLTPLRKK
- a CDS encoding transglutaminase family protein translates to MHYRVIHKTEYEYSEAVGVSFSEARLLPRTTANQNCRNSQLQVFPVPTDYRERVDFFGNRAVYFSIREPHQQFVVTATSEVHIDPQEAQLNFSQGLDWESVRLMLRQKRDEQTLDALQYTLDSPFVSASPELAAYAQISFPRGRSLLEAVNDLMGRIHKDFTYDPEFTTLATPLSTVLEHRRGVCQDFAHLAIGCLRAHGLAARYVSGYIETFPPPGKEKLVGSDASHAWFSVFVPELGWMDFDPTNNQIPVDQHIVVGWGRDYGDVNPLKGVIFGGGEHKLEVSVDVRNLGG